Within Phycisphaerae bacterium, the genomic segment AATCGCAACTAACAGGATTAGAAACAGTATTTGCCGCCTAAACCTGATTTGCTTGCTTAGATTCATTTTAATCACCTTTTTTTCAGTAACAATCTAACGAATTATCTCATCTGCCCTGCTTAACAGGCCTTCATTCACTGTCAGCCCCAGTTCCTGAATCACTTTGTAATTTAACCTCAGATGATTATCTGGGGTGACAACCATGGTTGTGCTGGCCGGGGTGCCTTTAAAGATTTTGTCAGCCAGGGTTGCAGCCAGCGCGCCCAGTTCAACATTGTCGGGGGCTAAACTAAACATGGCCCCATGCTCCATTGTATAGGCCAAGGCACCGCCAATAGGCACCTTATGTTCATTCGCAAACTTGGTGATTACCTCAAAACCATTAGGTGACTGGGTAAGAATCTCAGGCATAATCAGAATGGCATCAATGCCAATATCATCTAATTTAGCTCGTTTCCGCAAAGCAGCCTGAAGTTCTTCCAAATTATTGACAGGGTCTTCCACCAATGCTATACCCAGGGACAAGGCTGCCGGCCGCAACTGCTCAAGCGAGCTGGATGCAGTAGGGTAATTAGGGTCATAGATTAAATAAACTCGTTTGGCTTGCGGCACCAGTTCATGCAGGATATCAAGACGCTTAATCGTCAGTTCCGGGCCTGGGAAGCGAACACCGGTTATATTTTCTCCCGGTTGTGGCACACTTTTTACAAGGTTATTTCCTTCTATGCCGGCTAAGGCAAAAACCACGGGGATGTCTGTCCCCTGGGTGGCTGCCTTAGCTGCCACTGCCGGCTCGGTGGGAAATGCAAAAATCAGGTCAACCTTATCGGCAACAAATTTCTGGGTGACCCGCTTCTCCTCTGCAGAGTCAGCGGTCAATTTCTGGAAGTCATAAAAGATGTTCTTGCCCTCTATATAGCCCAACTCGGTCATTTTGGTTTTGAAGCCATCTGCTATATTGGCGAAAGGTTCTGCGCCAGACACAATACCCACCCGATATACATTTTGTGTTTTTTTACCACAACCGCTCACAAACACACAAAACATAACCAACAGGGTTATAGCCAGTATCCGCTGTATAGTAATATGTTTTGTGTTCATTTTTTTGACCTTTGTGCCTTCTCCTATCCAGTAGTCTATTTTTAGAACCTGTAGGTCGCGTTCACTCCGCACCAGAGCTCGTTCTCGTTATTAACAGATTCATCCATTGAGATTTGATAGTTTACAAATGGTGTAATCGTCAAGTTGCCTCTTCCGAAGTTTGTACTGGCGCCAAGAACAACATGGGACCAATCATGGCTAGCACCGAAGCCGAAGCCGTCGTTATAGGTTATATCACCCGAAAGTCTGAAAGTCTGACCCTTACCAACGGCCCAGAAATCAGGTGCGTTAAGGTCGTACGCCAGGCCGAAAACGTGAATAAAGCCTTCACTTTCTTT encodes:
- a CDS encoding ABC transporter substrate-binding protein; protein product: MNTKHITIQRILAITLLVMFCVFVSGCGKKTQNVYRVGIVSGAEPFANIADGFKTKMTELGYIEGKNIFYDFQKLTADSAEEKRVTQKFVADKVDLIFAFPTEPAVAAKAATQGTDIPVVFALAGIEGNNLVKSVPQPGENITGVRFPGPELTIKRLDILHELVPQAKRVYLIYDPNYPTASSSLEQLRPAALSLGIALVEDPVNNLEELQAALRKRAKLDDIGIDAILIMPEILTQSPNGFEVITKFANEHKVPIGGALAYTMEHGAMFSLAPDNVELGALAATLADKIFKGTPASTTMVVTPDNHLRLNYKVIQELGLTVNEGLLSRADEIIR